The following coding sequences lie in one Gadus morhua chromosome 20, gadMor3.0, whole genome shotgun sequence genomic window:
- the anos1 gene encoding anosmin-1 produces the protein MCGGVTMFSTRSLCVWIMLVMAAPGGGSARKQDDSFFTASVYRARCASRCLSLHITRISAFFRHSQNNGSLVWCQNHKQCSKVIPFLLILEDQGGPTNRTHRFQVAQTATTLLQQLA, from the exons ATGTGTGGAGGGGTTACCATGTTCTCCACGAGGAGCCTGTGCGTGTGGATTATGCTGGTGATGGCCGCTCCAGGAGGGGGGTCCGCCCGGAAGCAGGACGACTCGTTCTTCACGGCCAGTGTGTACCGGGCCAGATGCGCCTCGCGCTGCCTCAGCCTCCACATCACGCGCATCTCCGCGTTCTTCCGCCACTCTCAG AATAACGGCTCGTTGGTTTGGTGCCAGAATCACAAGCAGTGCTCCAAGGTAATTCCCTTTTTATTGATTCTTGAAGATCAGGGGGGGCCAACTAACCGAACACACCGCTTTCAGGTCGCACAGACAGCAACAACACTTCTCCAACAGCTG GCGTga